The genomic window TTCTATGTTGAGCGATCGCGCACCCACGCCGCCGCGATTCATCGGGCAGAGCACTTGGATGTCCTTGATCGGATCGAAGCCAAAGCGGCGCGGGATGCGCTTGGACACCAACTCGACGATCCGGGACACGGCTTCCTCAGGGTCGGTGGCCGACACGAAGTAAAAATCTGTGTTTTTGTCCGAAGACCTCAGATCTGGTATTTGACCCGCGTTAATGGCGTGGGCTGTCGTGATGATTTTACTCTGTGCTGCTTGGCGGAACACCTCAGTCAGTCGCGCCACGGTCACGGTGCCAGAACTGATAATGTCGGCAAGCACTTGGCCAGGCCCCACCGAAGGCAGCTGATCGATATCGCCCACTATGAGCAAAGCGGCTGCGCTTGGTACAGCCTTCATCAGCGACTGCATCAAAAGCACATCAACCATTGAGCTCTCGTCAACGACCAGCAGCTCGCAATCGAGGGGGTTTTCCTCGTCGCGCTTGAAGCCAAAAACCTTCGGGTCAAACTCTAGTAGCCGGTGGATTGTCTTTGCCTCCATGCCGGTCGCTTCCGTCATGCGTTTTGCCGCTCGGCCAGTCGGCGCACAGAGCAGGAGCTTTACGCCTTTGGCTGCCAGGATGCGCAGGATCGAGTTCACGATCGTGGTCTTGCCCACACCGGGGCCGCCTGTAATCACCATAACTTTCGACTTTAGCGCGGCGCGGATGGCCTCAGCCTGACTGGCGGCAAGCGTCAGTTCTGTCTTTTTCTCAATCCAAGGAAGTGCTTTGTCCGCATCAATGAGCTGCCAAGGCAGGGGCGCGTTTCGAATTCGCCTGATCTGTTCGGCGATCCCGCGCTCTGCCAGATAGAGGCCCGTCAGGAAAATGCACTCAACCTCGCCTACTAAGTCGGCCGTGACCGTTTTCTCGGCCAACTCTTCCAAAACAGCGCTCTCGATCAAAGGCGCAGGCACTTCGAGAAGTTTACCCGCCAGTCCTATCAGTTCGGCCCGGGGCAGGCCACAATGGCCATTGCCCATTGCCTCTGTCAGCGCAAAGGAAATCCCCGCGCGCACCCGGATCATTGCCGTCTTCTCTATGCCGAGTTTTTCGGCAATTAGGTCGGCCGTGCGAAACCCGATGCCGCGAATGTCCTTGGCGAGCCGGTAAGGGTTCTCGCTCATGATTTGTACGGAATCGGTGCCATAGGTCTTGAAAATCCGCACAGCGCGCGCCGTGCCAACACCGTGTTGGTGCAAGAACACCATGATCTCGCGGATAACCTTCTGATCCGCCCATCCGGTGGTGATCTTGGCGGCCCGTACCGGCCCGATACCTCCCACCTCGCGCAGACGCTCGGGCGTGGCCTCGATAATGTCGAAGACGTCCTTGCCGAAACTTTTGACCAAGCGCTTGGCGTAGACCGGGCCGATGCCGCGGATCATGCCCGAGCCGAGGTATTTTTCGATGCCTTCGAGGGTTGCAGGAGCGGATGTCTTCAAGAAATGGGCCTTGAACTGCAGGCCGTGATTGTGATCGTTAAGCCAAACTCCAGATGCCGTGATCCATTCCCCGGCCGATATCATCGCTGCATGACCCACTGTGGTCACCAGGTCCCGATGGCCCCGCGCCTTAACCCTCAGCACGCAGAAACCGCTCTCCTGACTGTGAAACGTGACGCGCTCGACCAGACCGGCCAAGACTTCTGTGACGCTGTCAGCCTGATGCCTCATGGGCTACGAGCGCCGCGCCGCCAATCCCATGGCATGACAAATGCGCCAGACCAGATATTGCGCACAGTGCGCCGTGCTTCGGCCTCAATCAGCACGTAGTCTTGCGAATATTGCTGATAAGCCACCGCCCAGCCTTCGGCGACCATCCAGCCATTGAGATCGACCCCGTTCTGCGAGCAGACCGCAATGGTACGCCCATAGCGGTCGGTATCGCGCGCCACGCAGCCGACACTGCGGCGACCAATCCGATCTGAAAGCGCCAGCGCCGCCTGCTGACCGCAGCGCCAGGATTGCCCAGACGGGCGCGTGCAGAGCTGGCGGCTCTCAGGCGCATCGATCCCATGCAGACGGATGCGCATTCCCCGGATTTCCAGGCTGTCACCATCCGTCACACTCGCAACACCCTTGATTGTCTGTGCCGTAACCGGCACGGACAAAAACAGCAGGCAGAGGATCAGGGCGAGTCGCAGCAACAAAATGTCCGTGTCTGGTTTCAGGGAATGACGATCTACGCCAAATCCCTTTTGTCACGCAGGGGGCCATGGGTCGAGTCGCGAATGTTAACGCTCTGATGTGCAGACGAGGATTTCATTCGTTTCCAGCGCACTATGGTTGCTGACGCAGGTGCAGACCCAAGCTATAGTGGGGCATGACCTTTGCCTTTTACGATCTCGAAACCACCGGCCTTTCGCCCGCCTTCGATCAGCCTCTGCAATTCGCCGCCATTCTGACGGATGACGAATTCAGGGAAATCGAGCGGGTCAATTTGCGTTGCCGGATCGCGCCGCATATCATCCCTTCGCCTTGGGCCTTGGTGGTAACTGGCGTGCGCCCAGCGCAGTTGCTGGACGCGGCCCTGCCGACGCTCTTTGAGTTCACGCAAGAGATCGGCGCACTGATCAATCGCTGGTCGCCTGCCATCTGGACGGGGTTCAACAGCATCCGCTTTGACGAGGAGATGCTGCGCCAGGCCTTCTATCAAAACCTGCAGCCTGACATTTTCGCGACGCAGCTCAACGGGAACACGCGGCTTGATCTACTGACCGCGCTCTATGCCGTCTGGTATCGCCAGCCTGATTTGCTCAAATGGCCAATCGATGAGACCGGCCGCGTGCGCTTCAAACTCGATCGCATTGCGCCGCTGAACGGGTTCACCGCCCACAACGCCCATGACGCGCTTGGGGATGTCGAGGCGACCATTCACATCGCACGCCAGATCGCCCAAGGCGCGCCGGATCTCTGGGCAGAACTGCTGTCCAATCGGGACAAGGGCAGCGTCCAAGGCCGCATCACAAGCTTCCAGCCCTTGGCGCTGGTCGAACGCTTTGGTGGCGGTCCGCCGCGCGCCACGATTGGCTGCTACTGCGGCACCTCTGCCAGCAACGCCAATCAGGCCGCGTTCCTTGATCTTGAGGCCGTCGATCCGGCCGATCTTCTGGCTGCCGACGACGCCGTGCTTTTTGCGGCGGTGAATGCGTCGCCGAAGATCATCCGGTCCCTCGCAACCAACAAGTCGCCCGCGCTCCTTTCTCTCGCCACGCCCAGCGCCGAGCATGCCCGGCGTGCTGAGATCATCGCGAACGCGCCCGAGTTTCGCGCCCGAGTCGCACAGGCTCTGGCGGCACGTTTCCCTGAGGATCCATCTGCGCCGACACCACCCGTCGAAAAGCAGATCTTTGGGAGCTTCTACAGCAATGCCGACAAGGCACTTCTTGCCGAGTTTCAGCGTGCCGACTGGCCACGACGTCAGGAGATCGCATCCTCCCTCGGGGATTCCCGTCTCCGTCAACTCGGGCGCCGACTGGTGGCATTCCATGCACCTGCGCTGCTGTCGCCGGAGGAGCAGGGTCAGTATGAGGGCTGGTTGCGCGCGCGCTGGTCGGCAGACGATGTGCCCGAGACAGAATGGTTGACGCTCGAGAGGTCCATGCGCGCGATTGCCGACATGCGTACTGGCGGCGAGGTCGATGTGGGTCTGATTGGCGAAATCGAAACCTACCTGCAGGGTTTTGATATCTCAGCACGATGATGTTCTTCGACTGTTCTCCCCTGAATCATTTTATTGCGAGAGACTACTATTTAGAATATCGGGAAGAGGGATAACGAGAGGAATGACGTGCCGCGCAGACGAGTCAAGCAGCTGAACTGGGGCGCGGAGCGGCGCAATGCGTTCATCGAGTTCAGGGCATTCTGGCACGGCCGGATCAACCGAGCTGACCTGATTGAGACTTTCGGCATCTCGCTCCAGCAGGCTTCGCTCGATCTGGCGGGCTATGCCGATCAGTGGAAGCGCAACCTCATCTATGACAAGAGCCAGCGTGCCTATGTCCGAGGCCGCAACTTCCAGCCGAATTTCATCACGCCCAGCGCCGAGGATTATCTCGCACAGTTGCGCGCGGTCGATCAGGGTCTTGTCTCGCGCGAGCAGAGCTGGATCAGCGAGTTCCCTGGCTACGGCGCAACGCCGACGCCGACCCGCGGCGTCAAAGCGGAGACGCTGCGCGAGGTTCTGAGCGCAATCCACGCCCCCGCCGCCCTGAACGTCACCTATCAGTCAATGTCCAGGCCTGAGCCCAGCGCCCGTTGGATCGAGCCTCATG from Paracoccaceae bacterium Fryx2 includes these protein-coding regions:
- a CDS encoding ATP-dependent RecD-like DNA helicase; this encodes MAGLVERVTFHSQESGFCVLRVKARGHRDLVTTVGHAAMISAGEWITASGVWLNDHNHGLQFKAHFLKTSAPATLEGIEKYLGSGMIRGIGPVYAKRLVKSFGKDVFDIIEATPERLREVGGIGPVRAAKITTGWADQKVIREIMVFLHQHGVGTARAVRIFKTYGTDSVQIMSENPYRLAKDIRGIGFRTADLIAEKLGIEKTAMIRVRAGISFALTEAMGNGHCGLPRAELIGLAGKLLEVPAPLIESAVLEELAEKTVTADLVGEVECIFLTGLYLAERGIAEQIRRIRNAPLPWQLIDADKALPWIEKKTELTLAASQAEAIRAALKSKVMVITGGPGVGKTTIVNSILRILAAKGVKLLLCAPTGRAAKRMTEATGMEAKTIHRLLEFDPKVFGFKRDEENPLDCELLVVDESSMVDVLLMQSLMKAVPSAAALLIVGDIDQLPSVGPGQVLADIISSGTVTVARLTEVFRQAAQSKIITTAHAINAGQIPDLRSSDKNTDFYFVSATDPEEAVSRIVELVSKRIPRRFGFDPIKDIQVLCPMNRGGVGARSLNIELQAVLNPAGDKKVERFGWTFAPGDKVMQIENDYDKDVYNGDIGMIEDVDLSEGEVAVNFDGRTVTFVFGELDTLVPAYAATIHKSQGSEYPAVVIPVMTQHYAMLQRNLIYTGVTRGKKLVVLVGQKKALAIAVKNISGRRRWSKLNEWLI
- a CDS encoding WYL domain-containing protein, whose amino-acid sequence is MPRRRVKQLNWGAERRNAFIEFRAFWHGRINRADLIETFGISLQQASLDLAGYADQWKRNLIYDKSQRAYVRGRNFQPNFITPSAEDYLAQLRAVDQGLVSREQSWISEFPGYGATPTPTRGVKAETLREVLSAIHAPAALNVTYQSMSRPEPSARWIEPHALAFDGFRWHARAFCQNDQVFKDFLLSRIVEIGKQGPITADPQADADWHNEIVLEIGPHPDLSDNQRRAIEMDYGMEDGRAQIPVRRALLFYALKRLGLDTDPAARRPQDQQIVLLNASEISGCRQHRVPHNTAGGST
- a CDS encoding exonuclease domain-containing protein, whose amino-acid sequence is MTFAFYDLETTGLSPAFDQPLQFAAILTDDEFREIERVNLRCRIAPHIIPSPWALVVTGVRPAQLLDAALPTLFEFTQEIGALINRWSPAIWTGFNSIRFDEEMLRQAFYQNLQPDIFATQLNGNTRLDLLTALYAVWYRQPDLLKWPIDETGRVRFKLDRIAPLNGFTAHNAHDALGDVEATIHIARQIAQGAPDLWAELLSNRDKGSVQGRITSFQPLALVERFGGGPPRATIGCYCGTSASNANQAAFLDLEAVDPADLLAADDAVLFAAVNASPKIIRSLATNKSPALLSLATPSAEHARRAEIIANAPEFRARVAQALAARFPEDPSAPTPPVEKQIFGSFYSNADKALLAEFQRADWPRRQEIASSLGDSRLRQLGRRLVAFHAPALLSPEEQGQYEGWLRARWSADDVPETEWLTLERSMRAIADMRTGGEVDVGLIGEIETYLQGFDISAR
- a CDS encoding thermonuclease family protein, with the translated sequence MLRLALILCLLFLSVPVTAQTIKGVASVTDGDSLEIRGMRIRLHGIDAPESRQLCTRPSGQSWRCGQQAALALSDRIGRRSVGCVARDTDRYGRTIAVCSQNGVDLNGWMVAEGWAVAYQQYSQDYVLIEAEARRTVRNIWSGAFVMPWDWRRGARSP